AACTGCGGTTACTCCGCCAACGCGGAGATAGTGCCTTTGGGTAAGGGAATTCAAGAAGAGGAAGAAGAAAAGCCATTGCAGGAGGTTTATACGCCCAACGTGGAGACCATAGAGGAGCTTGCCAATTTCCTAAAGGTTCCACCGAGAAAGATAATGAAGGCTGTCCTTTACATAGTGAAAGGTGAGCCTCTCATGGTAGTCATAAGGGGAGATAGGAATGTAGACGAGAAGAAGCTAGAAGCTATCTTGGGAACAGACGAGTTTAGGCTAGCGGACGATGAAGAAGTTAGAAAGCTTCTTGGAACATCCAAGGGATTCATAGGACCCATTAACCTTCCCGATGGTATAAGGGTACTGTGGGACAACTCCCTGTGGGGAGTTAAGAACATGGTGGTTGCTTTCAACAAGCCAGACTATCACCTTGTGAACGTGAACCCTGGAAGAGACTTCGCCTACGGTGAGTTTGTAGACGTATGCGAAGTTCGGGATATGGATCCCTGCCCTAAGTGTTCAAGCCCTCTGAAGGTAAGGAGAGGTCTTGAGCTCGGCCACATATTCCTCCTTGGTACAAGGTACTCTGAACCCATGAAGCTTTACTACAGAGACCAGGCTGGAGAAGAAAAACCCGTCATAATGGGCTGTTACGGTATAGGTATATCAAGGATCATGGCGGCACTTGTGGAACAATACCATGACCAGATGGGTATAAAATGGCCAACGGTGGTAGCTCCTTTTGAGCTTGACATCGTATGCGTCAACCCACAGGACTCGGAACAGAAGAAGGTATCGGAAGAGCTCTACCTACTTGCCCAGGAGATGGGTATAGAGGTTATCCTTGATGACAGGGATGAGAGCCCAGGTTCCAAGTTTGCAGATGCAGACCTGTGTGGCTTCCCGTACAGGATCGTTGTGGGTAAAAAGCTTAAAGAAGGTAAGGTAGAGCTTGTC
The DNA window shown above is from Thermocrinis minervae and carries:
- a CDS encoding proline--tRNA ligase, translating into MRWSRYFWYTSKDDPADAEAPSHKLLLKAGFIKQVASGIYAFTPPAHRVLKKIEDIVRKEMDRSGAQELLLTVLNPAHLWQETGRWDLYGPELFKLKDRNGRDFCLGPTHEEEITDLVRHFVNSYRQLPLILYQIQVKFRDEKRPRFGLIRCREFIMKDAYSFDTDEMSAIISYETMKFAYERIFKKLRLNVLMVEASVGNIGGKSSHEFVVLTDYGEALVAYCENCGYSANAEIVPLGKGIQEEEEEKPLQEVYTPNVETIEELANFLKVPPRKIMKAVLYIVKGEPLMVVIRGDRNVDEKKLEAILGTDEFRLADDEEVRKLLGTSKGFIGPINLPDGIRVLWDNSLWGVKNMVVAFNKPDYHLVNVNPGRDFAYGEFVDVCEVRDMDPCPKCSSPLKVRRGLELGHIFLLGTRYSEPMKLYYRDQAGEEKPVIMGCYGIGISRIMAALVEQYHDQMGIKWPTVVAPFELDIVCVNPQDSEQKKVSEELYLLAQEMGIEVILDDRDESPGSKFADADLCGFPYRIVVGKKLKEGKVELVKRSTGEREDLEVEEAIQYVKELIQKDKL